One Oncorhynchus kisutch isolate 150728-3 linkage group LG30, Okis_V2, whole genome shotgun sequence genomic window, cggacacacaaatggacacacaaacacacatacggacacacaaacacacaaacacacatacggacacacaaacacacaaacacagacaaacaaacacacacacacacacagacaaacaaacacacacggacacacattgTGAGAACTATGTGCACGtgggcagactgactgactcctaAATCCTTCAACCACCGTTAATGAACACAAAGCAAACGTCTTTCAGGTGGGGCTTGTTGATAATCATGATAGTAGTTTTTACTGAGAGAGGACATATCTATTTCACTTTGCTGATTGGAAATATTTGACTGTAAATCGTGAATTCACTTCCAAACCTAATGATTAGAATACTATATTATGAGGTAATAACCAATGAGACCAAAAGACAAAGGTCATTATATTATAAACCTGCTATTGACATTTAGACATTCTATGTTCTGTTTGCTGTGTCACATGGTTATTATAGGACCATAGAAATCAGATAAAAGTGATCATGAGGTGAATCAGTCTGATTTACCACCTTGTTGATAGGCTCCATATCTACACGTGTCCCAGTTATCACCAGGTCATGGTTTAAGAGGACAGGATATAAAGGGGACAACTGAGACTCCAAAATAACAGCAGAAATAACCACAAGAAGAGGATATCATCACCCAGGAATGAGAATGAAGAGTGTTGTATCTCTGCTGGTGTTGCTgcactgctgtctgtctggagcCCAGGTCCACAAAGACAGAGATGGAGTCAGTGTGAATGAGATCCAGCAGGTTGactatgaggacagagagagcagagggaaggaCATTCAGACTGACAAGCAGAGAGCTGAAGCTGCATTAACACACAGCCAGCAAACCTGCCAGCCTGACATCCACACTGTGCTGAGAGAGATGAGCACCATGATGGCAGAGCAGAGAGTTGAgctgagacacacaaagactgaactgGGAGCCATGGAGGCCAgactgagagacagtgagagccgTCTGACAACCAGTGAGAGCCGACTGATAGACAGTGAGAGCCGACTGACAGACAGTGAGAGCCGTTTGGCAGCTAGTGAGAGACAACTGACAGACAGTGAGAGCCGTCTGACAGCCAGTGAGAGCCAAGTGGAGGAACTGAGCAAAATGAATGAAGGTAAATGAGAATTATCtctttcatagctgttgttattACACAAAGGTCTTAATCTGAGTCTAGGTACAGACCCAAAGTATATTTATACTAATTAATACTAATTAAGATGACATCATGAGTCATGAGTCATTTATACAAAATCTcactgacttgtttattgttcatGCATCTGATTTCAGCACAAGCAGTGAAACTAAACTCCATGGAGACTCGTTCTAACATCACTGAGAGCCACGTTGAAGTTCTGAAGAGAAACAGTCAAGGTAATGGGAGGTTAATTAAGTTTTAGTTTTGAcagtattaaaatatatatatttaaggtTCTGAATGACTGACCTTATTGTTGATAACATGTCTAATCTACACCAACTAGTGTCCAGTTAGATAAAGTGgggtgccagcagcataccaccctgcataccactgctggcttgcttctgaagctaagcagggttggccctggtcagttcctggatcagagaccagatgctgctggaagtggtgtttagggcgccagtaggaggcactctttcctctggtctaaaaatgattggggacactgccctgtgtagggtgccgtctttcggatgggacgttaaatgggtgtcctgaatCTCCAAGgttattaaagatcccatggcacctattgtaagagtaggtgtgttaaccccggtgtcctggctaaattcccaatctggccctcaaaccatcacggtcacctaataatccccagtttacaattggctcattcatccccctcctctcccatgtaactattcctcaggtcgttactgcaaatgagaacatgctctcagtcaatttacctggtagaataatggataaataaaaatgttcaaaAAGTAGTGTTGACTCATCTCTGTCCACAGACAGGAAGGTGGCTTTCTCAGCCTCACTAGCAGCACCTGGTCAAGGAGGAAACACTGGACCCTTCAACACCGGAATCACCCTGGTCTACAGACATATCTACTCAAACATTGGCAATGCTTATAACCCCACTACAGGTACACTATATTCATATCATCAGTATTTATAAGTCTGTGTGAAAACATAGTTATTAATTATCCTCTGTCCTCGTCTCTGATGACTGTTTCTATGTGAATGTTGTGTTCTGATACAGGGATCTTCACAGCACCAGTGAGAGGACTCTACCTCTTCAGATTTTACATGTATGGAGAGGGTGACAGTTCAGTTCCTATAACTACAGCCTTGCATAAGAATGGACATCATGTAGCTGTTGCACATGCTCACCAAGCTACTGGTGGTACTAACTCCTCTAATGGAGTGTCTCTGCTGCTGGAGGTAGGAGATGTGGTCTACATGTATCTCTGGGCTGGGAATAAGATATATGATAGTGAATATCATCACAGCACCTTCAGTGGTCACCTGCTCTTCACTATGTAGGAGGGTTATTGAAGGACTGTATCAGTGATCTGTacaggaaaatattcagacattTGAACAACATTGTCTTAGCATTGAAAGTTCTCCATTTGCTCTCTAATAGTTCAAACTAAGGCAGTTCTCAAGGAGAAAAGTAGGTGAAATTGACAAGATTTGAAAATACGTATCATATCcaagttttcaaaatagaaaaaTAATTGTAAATATACTCAAAATGAAAATATTAATGTCATGTAAATATTATACTGTCCACTAAGACTTCTTTAATTTATGTATTTAGATGttgacccccccccacccacacccccacccacTAGTAAATTAACACTAGTCAACATTGTGTTGAGTATTATTTAATCAAGTGTTTATCAAAAGAATGACTAGTAGTAacgttatcacacacacacacacacacacaatagagaGCCCtcgggttctctatggtgtttaggTCAGAACGTGACTGGGGGGGTTATCTAGTTGTTTTGATTTCTTGGTTGGTGGTTTGTGTGGTTCCCAATtatttttacaatgatggcctatgggacacccaattacagccagatgtgatgcagcctggatttgaaccaggtactgcagtgacacaACTGagctgagatgcagtgtcttagaccactgcaccactcgggagcccaactaACCTTTAGACCTTGACTTCTTCTCgggccaatatatcctccaaaaactggcttctcaggcattatcacttaaataatcATTTAGACCAAAAGCAAAAGgtaaatatattataaaaatgGTATTGACATTtaggcattctatgttctgtttgCTGTGTCACAATGTAATTATAGGACCATTGAAATCAGATAATAGTAATCATGAGGTGAATCAGTTTGATTTATCACCTTAATGCTACATATCTAGATGTGTCCCTATTATCACCAGGTCATGGTTTAAGAGGGCAGGATATAAAGGGGAGTtgcggtgaacagcaatcttcaagtttttccacagattttcaatgggattcaagtctgggctttggctgggccattcaaggactttcacattcttgttctgaagccattccaacGTTTGATTGGctgaatgcttggggtcattgttctgttggaatgtcaaatctttgccccagtctaaggttgtttgcactctgaagTAGGTTCTCATCAAAGATTaacctgtatttggctccattcattgttccctctatccttaccagtctccatgatgctgaaaagcatccccatagcatgatgctgccaccaccatgcttcacggaatggatggtgttagacgggtgatgaACTGTGCCTGTTtatctccaaatcaaatcaaattcatttatatagcccttcgtacatcagctgatatctcaaagtgctctacagaaacccagcctaaaaccccaaacagcaagcaatgcaggtgtagaagcatggtggctaggaaaaactccctagaaaggccaaaacctaggaagaaacttagagaggaaccaggctatgtggggtggccagtcctcttctggctgtgccgggtggagattataacagaacatggccaagatgttcaaatgttcataaatgaccagcatggtcaaataataataatcacagtagttgtcgagggtgcagcaagtcagcacctcaggagtacatgtcgggcgattccctgatccacctctacgcagacgacaccattctatatacctccaaacaagcttcaatgccatacaacactccttccgtggcctccaactgctcttaaacgctagtaaaaccaaatgcatgcttttcaaccggtcgctgcctgcacccgcatgcccgactagcatcaccaccctggatggttccgacctagtctataagtacctaggtgtctggctagactgcaaactctccttccagactcatatcaaacatctccaatcgaaaatcaaatcaagagtcggctttctattccgcaacaaagcctccttcactcacgccgccaagcttaccctagtaaaactgactatcctaccgatcctcgacttcggcgatgtcatctacaaaatggcttccaacactctactcagcaaactgtatgcagtctatcacagtgccatccgtttcgtcactaaagcaccttataccacccaccactgcgacttgtatgctctagtcggctggccctcgctacatattcgtcgccagacccactggctccaggtcatctacaagtccatgctaggtaaagctccgccttatctcagctcactggtcacgatggcaacacccatccgtagcacgcgctccagcaggtgtatctcactgatcatccctaaagccaacacctcatttggccgcctttcattccagtactctgctgcctgtgactggaacgaattgcaaaaatcgctgaagttggagacttttatctccctcaccaacttcaaacatcagctatctgagcagctaaccgatcgctgcagctgtacatagtctattggtaaatagcccaccctttttcacctacctcatccccatactgtttttatttatttacttttctgctcttttgcacaccaatatctctacctgtacatgaccatctgatcattcatcactccagtgttaatcttcaaaattgtaattatttgcctacctcctcatgccttttgcacacattgtatatagactccccctttggtttctactgtgttattgacttgttaattgtttactccatgtgtaactctttgttgtctgctcacactgctatgctttatcttggccaggtcgcagttgcaaatgagaacttgttctcaactagcctacctggttaaataaaggtgaaataaataaaaaatgtcagttggcttttcatagccgatcattaagagtatctctaccactcctgctgtctctagagagttgaaaacagcaggtctgggacaggtagcacgtccggacagggccaaacctgtacccctggacagggccaaacaggaaggatataacccaacccactttgccaaagcacagcccccacaccactagagggatatcttcaaccaccaacttaccatcctgagacaaggccgagtatagcccacaaagatctccgccacggcacaacccaagggggggcgccaacccagacaggaagatcacatcagtgactcaacccactcaagtgacgcacccctcctagggacggcatgaaagagctcCAGTAagctagtgactcagcccctgtaatagggttagaggcagagaatcccagtggaaagaggggaaccggccaggcagagacagcaagggcagttcgttgctccagagcctttccgttcaccttcacactcctgggccagactacactcaatcatatgacccactgaagagatgagtcttcggtaaagacttaaaggttgagaccgagtctgcgtctctcacatgggtaggcagaccattccataaaaatggagctctcaaatggagtaaactaataaacattAACGCTTGGGCTTCTAGCTTCAgtttgtacagtcgtggccaaaagttttgagaatggcaCAAATATTAATTTATACAAAGTTTGCTGTTTCAGTGTCTAtaaatatttttgtcagatgtttctATGGAAAACTGAAGTATAAttataagcatttcataagtgtcaaaggcttttattgacaattacatgaagttgatgcaaagagtcaatatttgcagtgttgacctctgtaatccaccctggcatgctgtcaattaacgtctgggccacatcctgactgatggcagcccattcttgcataatcaatgcttggagtttgtcagaatttgtgggtttttgtttgtccacccgcatcttgaggattgaccacaagttctcaatgggattaacgtctagggagtttcctggccatggacccaaaatatcgatgttttgttccccgatcaacttagttatcacttttgccttatggcaagatgctccatcatgctggaaaaagcACTGTTCGTCACTAaattgttcctggatggttgggagaagttgctctcggggatgtgttggtaccattctttattcatggcaagctctgtactggtggtggcCTGATcgcgcagctgaatcaactttaggagacggtcctggcgcttgctggactttctggggcgccctgaagccttcttcacagcaattgaaccgctctccctgaagttcttgatgatccgctaaatggttgatttaggtgcaatcttactggcagcaatatccttgcctgtgaagccctttttgaagcaatgatgacggcacgtgtttccttgcaggtaaccatgtttgacagaggaagaacaatgattccaagcaccaccctccttttgaagcttccagtctgttattcgaactcaatcaccatgacagagtgatctccagccttgtcctcatcaacactcacacctgtgttaacgagagaatcactgacatgatgtcagctggttctTTTGttgcagggctgaaatgcagttgtcacgtcctgaccctagttcctttgttatgtctcttttttaggttggtcagggcgtgagttggggtgggcattctatgtttttgttctaatATTGCACCTGTTCTAatattgtatttctatgtgtttggcctagtatggttcccaatcagaggcatctgccaatcgttgtctctgattgagaaccatacttaggcagtctGTTTACGCCCtttagttgttttctgttttgtgtttcgtCACCTAATAGGACTGGTTAGTTTCTGTCGTGTTTtctactttgttatttttgtgttcagTTGAATAAATATAAcgtgaacacttaccacgctgcacattggtccgatccttcatactctTCCTCAGATGAAGAGGAACAGCGTTACAGCAGTGGAAGTGTTTTTTGGGGATTAGGTCCATttacatggcaaagagggactttgcaattaattgcaattcatctgatcactcttcataacattctggagtatatgcaaattgccatcatacaaactgaggcagcagactttgtgaaaataaatattaattctcaaaacatttggccacaactgtacgtACCATACAGACACAATCTGTAGTTATATTTTGCTTGTTTTTAGTCCTGATTTACCTTTTTATTCAGATTTACCTCCACTTTGGATGTCAGCTGGACTTTCAgttcctccacctgtctctcactgtctgtcagtcggctctcactgtctctcactgtctgtcagtctgctctcactgtctgtcagtcggctctcactgtctgtcagtcggctctcactgtctgtcagtcggctctcactgtctgtcagtcggctctcactgtctgtcagtcggctctcactgtctctcagtcGGGCCTCCATGGCTCCcagttcagtctttgtgtgtctcagcTCAACTCTCTGCTCTGCCATCATGGTGCTCATCTCTCTCAGCACAGTGTGGATGTCAGGCTGGCAGGTTTGCTGGCTGTGTGTTAATGCAGCTTCAGCTCTCTGTTTGTCAGTCTGAATGtccttccctctgctctctctgtcctcatagtCAACCTGCTGGATCTCATTCACACTGACTCCATCTCTGTCTTTGTGGACCTGGgctccagacagacagcagtgcAGCAACACCAGCAGAGATACAACACTCTTCATTCTCATTCCTGGGTGATGATATCCTCTTCTTGTGGTTATTTCTGCTGTTATTTTGGAGTCTCAGTTGTCCCCTTTATATCCTGTCCTCTTAAACCATGACCTGGTGATAACTGGGACACGTGTAGATATGGAGTCTATCAACAAGGTGGTAAATCAGACTGATTCACCTCATGATCACTTTTATCTGATTTTTCTGGTCCTATATTAACCACATTACCCAGCAAACCCATCAAATAATGCCTAAATGTCAATATCAGATTTATAATATAATTACCTTGGTCATTTGGTCTCATTTGTTATTAAAATAGATTAGAAAATAATATAATCATAATCATGCGAGTCCGAACGTCGCGAATGTGAGTCCGACTCACCTCCACTACATCACTGTATAGTGACTTACTATTTTCCTCAACTGCATGTGTAAAGGGTTAGAGTTTGGGTTAAATGTAAAGTAATAATGGGATtacggtgtgtgtgtttaaaccagTTTGGGTTAAATGTAAAGTAATAATGGGATtacggtgtgtgtgtttaaaccagTTTGGGTTAAATGTAAAGTAATAATGGGATtacggtgtgtgtgtttaaaccagTTTGGGTTAAATGTAACGTAATAATGGGATtacggtgtgtgtgtttaaaccagTTTGGGTTAAATGTAAAGTAATAATGGGATtacggtgtgtgtgtttaaaccagTTTGGGTTAAATGTAAAGTAATAATGGGATtacggtgtgtgtgtttaaaccagTTTGGGTTAAATGTAAAGTAATAATGGGATtacggtgtgtgtgtttaaaccagTTTGGGTTAAATGTAAAGTAATAATGGGATtacggtgtgtgtgtttaaaccagTTTGGGTTAAATGTAAAGTAATAATGggattaaggtgtgtgtgtttaaaccagTTTGGGTTAAATGTAACGTAATAATGGGATtacggtgtgtgtgtttaaaccagTTTGGGTTAAATGTAACGTAATAATGggattaaggtgtgtgtgtttaaaccagTTTGGGTTAAATGTAAAGTAATAATGggattaaggtgtgtgtgtttaaaccagTTTGGGTTAAATGTAAAGTAATAATGggattaaggtgtgtgtgtttaaaccagTTTGGGTTAAATGTAAAGTAATAATGggattaaggtgtgtgtgtttaaaccagTTTGGGTTAAATGTAAAGTAATAATGggattaaggtgtgtgtgtttaaaccagTTTGGGTTAAATGTAAAGTAATAATGGGATtacggtgtgtgtgtttaaaccagTTTGGGTTAAATGTAACGTAATAATGGGATtacggtgtgtgtgtttaaaccagTTTGGGTTAAATGTAAAGTAATAATGGGATtacggtgtgtgtgtttaaaccagTTTGGGTTAAATGTAAAGTAATAATGggattaaggtgtgtgtgtttaaaccagTTTGGGTTAAATGTAAAGTAATAATGggattaaggtgtgtgtgtttaaaccagTTTGGGTTAAATGTAAAGTAATAATGGGATtacggtgtgtgtgtttaaaccagTTTGGGTTAAATGTAACGTAATAATGGGATtacggtgtgtgtgtttaaaccagTTTGGGTTAAATGTAAAGTAATAATGGGATtacggtgtgtgtgtttaaaccagTTTGGGTTAAATGTAACGTAATAATGggattaaggtgtgtgtgtttaaaccagTTTGGGTTAAATGTAACGTAATAATGggattaaggtgtgtgtgtttaaaccagTTTGGGTTAAATGTAAAGTAATAATGggattaaggtgtgtgtgtttaaaccagTTTGGGTTAAATGTAAAGTAATAATGggattaaggtgtgtgtgtttaaaccagTTTGGGTTAAATGTAAAGTAATAATGggattaaggtgtgtgtgtttaaaccagTTTGGGTTAAATGTAAAGTAATAATGggattaaggtgtgtgtgtttaaaccagTTTGGGTTAAATGTAAAGTAATAATGggattaaggtgtgtgtgtttaaaccagTTTGGGTTAAATGTAAAGTAATAATGggattaaggtgtgtgtgtttaaaccagTTTGGGTTAAATGTAAAGTAATAATGggattaaggtgtgtgtgtttaaaccagTTTGGGTTAAATGTAAAGTAATAATGggattaaggtgtgtgtgtttaaaccagTTTGGGTTAAATGTAACGTAATAATGggattaaggtgtgtgtgtttaaaccagTTTGGGTTAAATGTAAAGTAATAATGggattaaggtgtgtgtgtttaaaccagTTTGGGTTAAATGTAACGTAATAATGggattaaggtgtgtgtgtttaaaccagTTTGGGTTAAATGTAAAGTAATAATGggattaaggtgtgtgtgtttaaaccagTTTGGGTTAAATGTAACGTAATAATGggattaaggtgtgtgtgtttaaaccagTTTGGGTTAAATGTAAAGTAATAACGggattaaggtgtgtgtgtttaaaccagTTTGGGTTAAATGTAAAGTAATAATGggattaaggtgtgtgtgtttaaaccagTTTGGGTTAAATGTAACGTAATAATGggattaaggtgtgtgtgtttaaaccagTTTGGGTTAAATGTAACGTAATAATGGGATtacggtgtgtgtgtttaaaccagTTTGGGTTAAATGTAAAGTAATAATGggattaaggtgtgtgtgtttaaaccagTTTGGGTTAAATGTAACGTAATAATGGGATtacggtgtgtgtgtttaaaccagTTTGGGTTAAATGTAAAGTAATAATGggattaaggtgtgtgtgtttaaaccagTTTGGGTTAAATGTAACGTAATAATGggattaaggtgtgtgtgtttaaaccagTTTGGGTTAAATGTAAAGTAATAATGGGATtacggtgtgtgtgtttaaaccagTTTGGGTTAAATGTAACGTAATAATGggattaaggtgtgtgtgtttaaaccagTTTGGGTTAAATGTAACGTAATAATGggattaaggtgtgtgtgtttaaaccagTTTGGGTTAAATGTAACGTAATAATGggattaaggtgtgtgtgtttaaaccagTTTGGGTTAAATGTAACGTAATAATGggattaaggtgtgtgtgtttaaaccagTTTGGGTTAAATGTAAAGTAATAATGGGATtacggtgtgtgtgtttaaaccagTTTGGGTTAAATGTAACGTAATAATGggattaaggtgtgtgtgtttaaaccagTTTGGGTTAAATGTAAAGTAATAATGggattaaggtgtgtgtgtttaaaccagTTTGGGTTAAATGTAACGTAATAATGggattaaggtgtgtgtgtttaaaccagTTTGGGTTAAATGTAAAGTAATAATGggattaaggtgtgtgtgtttaaaccagTTTGGGTTAAATGTAACGTAATAATGggattaaggtgtgtgtgtttaaaccagTTTGGGTTAAATGTAAAGTAATAATGggattaaggtgtgtgtgtttaaaccagTTTGGGTTAAATGTAACGTAATAATGggattaaggtgtgtgtgtttaaaccagTTTGGGTTAAATGTAACGTAATAATGggattaaggtgtgtgtgtttaaaccagTTTGATTTATATTCTgctggtgtgtgtttttcccttTTAAGGGGGGCTGAACTTCCTGATTTAGCATCGGTTTAAATTCTCCTGCTTTAGGAAATGTGACTGATAATAAGATTTGGGTTTTGGAGGCATGCTTTGATGTGTGTGTCTCTTGTGTGTTCAAACGTGGGAAGCGGTTGTATTTTCACACTGCCAAAACAGCACACAGTTACAGTCACTCACCCTTCTAGATAACTTGAAACAGTCTAACCAGgtattgtgtctggaagtagcctgGACAAGCTCctgtagcaagctagccaacttcttCCACCAATTAGCTTCAGCCGGACCTGTGTGCGACCGTGGAAAAGTTGGTTTGACTTAGGCTATCCAATCtctggggctagttagggaccgtcaataaatgacacaatgtaaatgggacaatattttcatgttgcacacattttagttgtctcattaaattatttcaatatttgtaaattcatttctacaatttatagttggtttgaggtttttAAGTCGATGAAAGTCAGACATATTGACATTTTAAAATATTGTCCCCATGACCATTGTGTCATTTACTTGCCCCATAGGGATATCAaatgtcaaaccaaattgaccatATGAATTACAATTGGATCTCATGCAGCTGCTCTGAATTGATGATTACTTGGGTGCTGCTAGCTGTGGACATGTGGGCAGGCTTGAAATAAACCCAGCCCGAGGAAAACTGTTACAGTACCCTTCTTTCCGTGACATACTTTTTCCCTCTAAATATTTGGCAAATCTCAGTTTTGGCGAGAATTACTTCATGACcaaaaatgatcctatttacactttgtagtccatGTTGACAGTAGAATAGATGTTTCTGAATCATATCGATGCCACGTAGGCCGTGTTCAAATGGAGAAGTTGCTCTTCAATGAAAATGTACTTGACATTTCCCAGGAGGCACCGGACAAACTGGCTCAGTGTCAGAACTGTAATCTCCTTTATAGATCACCTTTAGACCGGAAATATAACTGGCAGAACAGATAACATTTAGGAAATACAGTCAGGTATTTCATTCAAAGACGCGTCACAGCACTGAGCACTGCACTACCCACAATGCACCTTTTAAAGGCTATTTCTCCTGACGTTCACGTTCAAGGTAAACGCTGAGGCGGATGGCTCAAGCACCTTTAAAAGGCTCATTGTTGATAGTCAGTGTACAGACTTGTGTTAATTTGATACAAACAgcagaggctgctgaggggaggatggctcataaaaatgtctggaatggagtgtgatgtctggaatggagtatgatgtctggaatggagtatgatgtctggaatggagtgtgatgtctggaatggagtatgatgtctggaatggagtatgatgtctggaatggagtatgatgtctggaatggagtgtgatgtctggaatggagtatgatgtctggaatggagtatgatgtctggaatggagtatgatgtctggaatggagtgtgatgtctggaatggagtatgatgtctggaatggagtgtgaTGGTATCAAAACacataccattccatttactccactCCGGACTTTATTATGAACTGTCTTCTCTTCAGCAGCCTCTACTGGATACAACCATATATATCTACGAACAACAAGCATCTATACATTAACTATTGTCTCCGGACTCCCACTAGGAACTAAAAGGCAACCAAACAATACAGTTGAGGAATTAAACGGTTTTATATttacataaaacatttttaaaaagttcaGCCCATCTCAGAAACGGTTTCTTGTA contains:
- the LOC116358562 gene encoding multimerin-2 — encoded protein: MRMKSVVSLLVLLHCCLSGAQVHKDRDGVSVNEIQQVDYEDRESRGKDIQTDKQRAEAALTHSQQTCQPDIHTVLREMSTMMAEQRVELRHTKTELGAMEARLRDSESRLTTSESRLIDSESRLTDSESRLAASERQLTDSESRLTASESQVEELSKMNEAQAVKLNSMETRSNITESHVEVLKRNSQDRKVAFSASLAAPGQGGNTGPFNTGITLVYRHIYSNIGNAYNPTTGIFTAPVRGLYLFRFYMYGEGDSSVPITTALHKNGHHVAVAHAHQATGGTNSSNGVSLLLEVGDVVYMYLWAGNKIYDSEYHHSTFSGHLLFTM